The sequence TGAGATCCATCTCGAGCATGGCGTTTCCTTCGGGAGAGGCGGTGTCGTGCTTCGCGTTCTGCGATGCCTCCACCCTCGTCTCCCAGGGGGGTGTGCCACATCGGGAGAGTTCCGTATCTTCGCGCCGCTCACGGGCCGCACGCGCGCGTAAGGGGCCTCAGGGAATCCGTAAGGTGCTCATGATCGCCTAAGGCCCCCCGGGACCTGTGGTTCCTCAGCTCGCCGAGGGCAGGCCGAGCAGCGCGTCGGAGTACTTGAGGACGGCCAGGAGCAGGCCGATGACACCGAGCGAGATGCCCGCCCAGGCGACCGACTTGATCCAGGGCGCCTGCGGGCGGCCCGGAACGCCGAACGCGGGCCGGGCGAGCACGACCACGCCGGTCAGCAGTGCGGCCAGCGCGAACAGACCGGCCCACAGTGCGGTGCTGTGCCAGGCGTCGCCGTAGACCGCCTTGATCTGCTTGGCGACGGCCGCGGTGGAGGAGGTGTGCAGCTGGCCGATGAGCTGCTGGCGGGCGCCCGCGACGGTGCCGATCCAGCCGCCGCTGAGCGAGACCAGGCCCAGCGCGGCGGAGACGACGGCGCCGGCGCCCTGTCCGACTCCGGAGGGCACCTTCTCCTGCGCCGGTTCCTGCTCCTCGTCGGCGTCCTCGAGCGCCTCCTCCTCGAGAGCTTCCTGCTCAAGAGCTTCCTGCCCGGCGGCGTCCTCGTGTCCGGCGTCCGCCGGCGCGGCGCCCTCCTCAGGATCCTTCGCGGCCACCGCCGCCGTCTCGTCGCCCTGCGCCTGTGCCTCGGTGCCGGGAGCGCCCGTCCCGGCGTCTTCGTCTGTCTTCGTAGCCATGCCTGGCACCGTACGGACGCTGTCTGAGAGGTCTCTTAATGATCGAATGTCAGGGTGCGTCGTGTGCGGCACGCGCGCGTGCCGCACGCCATTCGGGGGCGAGGACCGACCAGATCTCGGTGCTGGTGCGCACGCCCCGGTGCGGGTAGTTCTCGCGGAGCACGCCCTCGCGGACCATGCCGAGCCGCCGGGCCACGTTGATGCTGGGCTCGTTGGCCGGGGAGACGTGCCACTCCGCACGGTGCATGCCGCGTTCCTCGAAGGCCCAGTCCAGCAGCACCCGCATGCCCCGCGTGACCAGTCCGCGACCGGCCGCCGCCGGCTCCAGCCAGCAGCCCGCCTCGCACACACCGCCCGGGGTGTCCCAGACGCGGAACAGCAGCCCGCCCACCAGCGTGCCGTCCAGCCAGATGCCGTGCAGACTCCCGCCGTCGGCGGCCCGCTTGTGGGCGTACGACGTCACCCACGCACGCGCTCCGTCCAGGTCGGACACCACCTCCGCCAGCCCGATGTGCCGGCCGATGAACTCCCGTCCCCGGTCGATGCAGGCGAGGACCTCCTCTGCGTGCCACACCTCCAGGGGCCGCAGCTCGGCGCCGTCATCACCCAGGGATATCGCGTACATCGTGCTCCTGTTCCTCGCCCAGCCGTGCCATCGAAACGGTCCCGAGCCTCTCATGCGCGGTGCGGCACTCGGGCGGCTCGATGCTGATGCGCGGCAGGCGGCGCTCCAGCCAGGCGGGCAGCCACCAGTTGGCGGCGCCGAGCAGATGCATCAGCGCGGGCACGAGCAGCGTGCGCAGCACGAACGCGTCGAGGGCGACGGCGGAGGCCAGCGCGATGCCGAACATGGCGATGACCCGGTCACCGCTGAGCACGAAGGCGAGGAAGACCGAGATCATGATGACCGCGGCGGAGTTGATGACCCGGCTGGTCTCGGCGAGGCCCACGCGGACGGCGCGCCGGTTGTCGCCGGTCTCCAGCCATTCCTCGTACATCCGGCTGACCAGGAAGACCTGGTAGTCCATGGAGAGGCCGAAGAGGACCGAGACCATGATCACCGGGAGGAAGGGCTCGATGGGCCCGGCCCGGCCGAGGCCGAGCAGTTCGCTGCCCCAGCCCCACTGGAAGACGGCGACGACGACGCCGAACGCGGCGGCCACGGCGGCGATGTTCATCACGGCTGCCTTCAGCGGGATGCCGAGCGAGCGGAACGCGACGAGCAGCAGGAGACAGCCGAGCCCGATGACCGCGCCGACGAACAGCGGCAGTTTGCCGACAATCACATCCGCGAAGTCGTCGTAGCCGGCCGTGACCCCGCCGACCTGGATGTCGAGGGAGGTACCGGTCTGCGCGCGGGGCAGCACCTGGTTGCGCAGCCGGTCCACGAGGTCGCTGGTGTCCTGCGACTGGGGCGCCGAGGCGGGGACGACCGTGAGGTAGGCGGTCCCGCCGCCGGTGTCGTAGGTGACCGGGGTGACGGAGGCCACACCCCGGGTGGCGCGCAGCGTGGTGTCGAGGCCGTCCAGGACGAGCTTGTCGGCGGCTCCGTCCACCCGGGTCACCAGGGTGAGCGGCCCGTTCACGCCGGGCCCGAAGCCCTCGGCGAGCAGGTCGTAGGCCTTGCGGGTGGTGGAGGTGCGGGGGTCGTTGCCCTGGTCGGAGGTGCCGAGGTGCAGGGAGAGGGTGGGCAGCGCGAGTACGGCGATGACGGCGACGGCGAACGCGCCGAGCAGCTTGGGGCGGCGTTCGACCAGCGCCGACCACCGGGCGGCGAGGCCCGTGGGCAGCTCCGGGTGCGGCCCGTGCGCGGCGAGCCGGCGCCGCTCGCGGCGGCTGAGGGCGCGCGGTCCGATGTACGACAGCAGGGCGGGCAGCAGCGTGACCGAGGCGGCGACGGTGAGCACCACCGTCAACGAGGCCGCCACGGCGACCCCGTTGAGGAAGCCCAGCCGCAGTATCAGCATCCCCAGCAGGGCGATGCACACCGTCGCACCCGCGAACACCACGGCTCGTCCGGTGGTGGCCACGGCGTTCACGGCGGCCTCGGTGGCGCTCAGGCCGCGTTTGAGACCGCGCCGGTGTCTGGTCACTATGAACAGCGCGTAGTCGATGCCGACGCCGAGGCCGATGAGCATGCCGAGCATGGGCGCGAAGTCGGCGACGGTCATGGCATGTCCGAGCAGCCCGATGCCGGCGTACGCGGTGCCGACACCGACCAGCGCCGTGGCGATGGGCAGCAGGGAGGCGGCGAGCGAACCGAAGGCGAGGAACAGCACGACGGCGGCGACGAGCACACCGACCAGCTCGGCGGTGTGCTCGCGCGGGGAGGCGGTGAGTGCTATCGCGTCGCCGCCCAGTTCCACCTGGAGCCCGTCGCGTTCGGCCGCCTTGGCGGTGCGCACCACGGCCTGCGCCTCGGACTTGCCGATCTCCTCGGACGGCCGGCCGAAGGTGACGGTGGCGTAGGCCGTACGACCGTCGTCGCTGATCCGGTGCGCGCCCGCACGGCCGTACGGGCCGGACACCGAGGCCACACCGGGCAGGGCGGAGATCCGGTCGAGGGTGCGGGTCATGGCCTGCTCGACGCCGGTGTCCCGGACGGTGCCGCCCGCGGTGTGCCAGACAACGGTGTCGCTGTCCCCGCCCAGGCCCGGGAAGCCCTGCTTGAGCAGCTGCTCCGCCCTGCCGGACTCGGTGCCCGGGACCTGGTAGTCGTTCGAGTACGACGTACCGGCGACGGCGGCGGCCGCGCTCGTCCCACCGAAGGCGAGGAGCCACAGCAGCACGGCGATCAGCCGATGCCGGACACACCAACGGGCGAGGTCTGCCACGGACGTGCTCCCAGGATGACGATTTGTGGATCTTTGGCCGGGAACGATCGTCCATAAACTGAACAGCCCGCAAAGAACGGATGAGCAATCGCAGGACACTCTTGCAGGCGAAAGTGATCGTTTGCCGCGTTCGTGGGCTTCTTCACACGAGTGGGAGGCAGGTCACAGGACAGTTGGGCGAACTCTGTCGCCTCCCCGCTCACTTCAGTCGAACTGGTCCCCCAGCGCCATGACCATCGTCCCGGCGATCATCAGCCACAGGGCCCTGCGGGTACGGCCTCTGGCTCCGAGCAGCGCGGCGAGGGCGCACACGAGGGCACCGAGGGCGTAGGCGGCGGGAACGCGCGCGGGAGCGGAACCGGTGAGCTTGAACAGGGAGGCGGCGAGACCGGCGAGGGTCAGCAGCACTCCGGTACCGGCGGCCAGCCAGCGGGCCTGCCGGGCCTGTCCGACGTGGTCCGCCAGGTCCTCCGCTTCGGTTATGGCGGGTTCGGTGCCGGAATCGGTACGTGCGCTCATGGCGGGCGAGCGTAGCGCCTTTGGCCGGGAAGCAGAGAAGAGGCCCCGGAGGACATGCCTCCGGGGCCTCACCGAACGCGGGTTCAGCCTTCGCCGACACCCAGCTTCTGAAGGATCAGCTCCTTGACGCGGGCCGCGTCGGCCTGCCCCCGGGTGGCCTTCATGACGGCGCCGACCAGGGCGCCGGCCGCGGCCACCTTGCCGCCGCGGATCTTGTCCGCGATGGCCGGGTTGCCGGCGATGGCCTCCTCGACGGCGGTGGTCAGCGCGCCCTCGTCGGAGACGACCTTCAGGCCGCGCTTGTCGACGACCTCGTCCGGGGTGCCCTCGCCCGCGAGGACGCCCTCGATGACCTGACGGGCCAGCTTGTCGTTCAGGTCGCCCTTCGCGACCAGCTCGGTGACCCGGGCCACCTGCTGCGGCGTGATGGCCAGCTCGTCCAGCGCCTTGCCGGACTCGTTGGCGCTGCGCGCCAGTTCGCCCATCCACCACTTGCGGGCCGAGGCCGCGTCGGCACCGGCGTCGATCGTGGCGACGATCGGGTCCAGCGCACCGGCGTTGAGGATCGCCTGCATGTCGGTGGCCGAGATGCCCCACTCGGCGAGCAGCCGGGTGCGGCGGGCCAGCGGCATCTCGGGCAGGGCCGCGCGGATCTCCTCGACCCACTCGCGGGAGGGGGCCACCGGCACCAGGTCC comes from Streptomyces sp. FXJ1.172 and encodes:
- a CDS encoding GNAT family N-acetyltransferase — translated: MYAISLGDDGAELRPLEVWHAEEVLACIDRGREFIGRHIGLAEVVSDLDGARAWVTSYAHKRAADGGSLHGIWLDGTLVGGLLFRVWDTPGGVCEAGCWLEPAAAGRGLVTRGMRVLLDWAFEERGMHRAEWHVSPANEPSINVARRLGMVREGVLRENYPHRGVRTSTEIWSVLAPEWRAARARAAHDAP
- a CDS encoding MMPL family transporter produces the protein MADLARWCVRHRLIAVLLWLLAFGGTSAAAAVAGTSYSNDYQVPGTESGRAEQLLKQGFPGLGGDSDTVVWHTAGGTVRDTGVEQAMTRTLDRISALPGVASVSGPYGRAGAHRISDDGRTAYATVTFGRPSEEIGKSEAQAVVRTAKAAERDGLQVELGGDAIALTASPREHTAELVGVLVAAVVLFLAFGSLAASLLPIATALVGVGTAYAGIGLLGHAMTVADFAPMLGMLIGLGVGIDYALFIVTRHRRGLKRGLSATEAAVNAVATTGRAVVFAGATVCIALLGMLILRLGFLNGVAVAASLTVVLTVAASVTLLPALLSYIGPRALSRRERRRLAAHGPHPELPTGLAARWSALVERRPKLLGAFAVAVIAVLALPTLSLHLGTSDQGNDPRTSTTRKAYDLLAEGFGPGVNGPLTLVTRVDGAADKLVLDGLDTTLRATRGVASVTPVTYDTGGGTAYLTVVPASAPQSQDTSDLVDRLRNQVLPRAQTGTSLDIQVGGVTAGYDDFADVIVGKLPLFVGAVIGLGCLLLLVAFRSLGIPLKAAVMNIAAVAAAFGVVVAVFQWGWGSELLGLGRAGPIEPFLPVIMVSVLFGLSMDYQVFLVSRMYEEWLETGDNRRAVRVGLAETSRVINSAAVIMISVFLAFVLSGDRVIAMFGIALASAVALDAFVLRTLLVPALMHLLGAANWWLPAWLERRLPRISIEPPECRTAHERLGTVSMARLGEEQEHDVRDIPG